Proteins encoded together in one Labrus bergylta chromosome 20, fLabBer1.1, whole genome shotgun sequence window:
- the tnfsf10 gene encoding tumor necrosis factor ligand superfamily member 10, whose product MTGSGPKLGVLLLLAVLLQTVVVTITVLHFTTALNSMKETFARSSVSCLTGADLQSITAVRGDPCWQVTQQLHLLIEKSLSQRYQRQISSAVRDEVSRVLPSLVMVDRASPRPKVAAHVTGSFVPKLEQEGGAPVSAGRRVQGQKILWWEGQKGLAFLQDVQLVDGELVVPQPGLYYVYAQTYFRHTHSLEEEGEEGEEAGDRGRPLLQYVYKKMSSYPVPILLMKTSRTSCWSRDSQFSLHSAHQGGLFPLSTGDRLFVTVTNASAVDMDEKSSFFGAFLIS is encoded by the exons ATGACGGGCTCCGGTCCGAAGCTTggcgtgctgctgctgctggcggTTCTGCTGCAGACTGTGGTCGTCACCATCACCGTGCTGCACTTCACCACCGCTCTCAACTCG ATGAAGGAGACGTTTGCCAGGAGCAGCGTTTCTTGTCTGACGGGCGCCGACCTACAGAGCATCACGGCTGTACGTGGGGATCCATGCTGGCaggtcactcagcagcttcacctgCTCATAGAAAAG TCTCTGTCTCAGCGCTACCAGAGGCAGATTTCATCGGCAGTCAGAG ATGAAGTGTCTCGGGTGCTGCCCTCACTCGTGATGGTGGACAGGGCTTCACCTCGCCCAAAAGTCGCAGCCCATGTCACTGGCAGCTTTGTGCCCAAACTggagcaggagggaggag CTCCGGTCTCTGCTGGACGTCGGGTTCAGGGCCAGAAGATTTTGTGGTGGGAGGGGCAGAAGGGGCTGGCCTTCCTACAGGACGTCCAGCTGGTGGACGGCGAGCTGGTGGTCCCGCAGCCCGGCCTCTACTACGTCTACGCCCAGACTTACTTCAGACACACCCATTCCcttgaggaggagggagaagagggtGAGGAGGCAGGGGACAGAGGGAGGCCGCTGCTTCAATACGTCTATAAAAAG ATGAGCTCCTACCCGGTTCCCATCCTGCTGATGAAGACGAGCCGGACCTCCTGCTGGTCTCGGGACTCCCAGTTTTCTCTGCACTCCGCTCACCAGGGGGGGCTGTTCCCGCTGAGCACCGGCGACCGGCTGTTTGTCACTGTGACCAACGCCTCTGCGGTGGACATGGATGAGAAAAGCAGCTTCTTTGGGGCGTTTCTCATCAGCTAG